The proteins below are encoded in one region of Festucalex cinctus isolate MCC-2025b chromosome 2, RoL_Fcin_1.0, whole genome shotgun sequence:
- the rpl31 gene encoding large ribosomal subunit protein eL31 isoform X2: protein MAPNKKAEKKKGRSAINEVVTREYTINIHKRIHGVGFKKRAPRAIKEIRKFAVKEMGTPDVRIDTRLNKAVWSKGVRNVPYRVRVRLSRKRNEDEDSPNKLYTLVTYVPVTTCKGLQTVNVDEN, encoded by the exons ATGGCCCCAAACAAGAAAGCTGAAAAGAAGAAAGGGCGTTCTGCTATCAATGAGGTGGTGACCAGAGAGTACACCATCAATATCCACAAGCGCATCCATGGAGT ggggtTCAAGAAGAGGGCTCCGCGAGCTATCAAAGAAATCCGTAAGTTTGCGGTAAAGGAGATGGGCACCCCTGATGTCCGCATCGACACGCGACTTAACAAGGCAGTCTGGAGCAAGGGGGTCCG GAACGTTCCATACAGAGTGCGTGTTCGCCTCTCAAGGAAAAGGAACGAAGACGAGGATTCCCCCAACAAGTTGTACACGCTGGTGACGTATGTACCAGTCACAACATGCAAAG GTCTGCAGACAGTCAATGTTGATGAAAATTAA
- the rpl31 gene encoding large ribosomal subunit protein eL31 isoform X1, which translates to MLMAPNKKAEKKKGRSAINEVVTREYTINIHKRIHGVGFKKRAPRAIKEIRKFAVKEMGTPDVRIDTRLNKAVWSKGVRNVPYRVRVRLSRKRNEDEDSPNKLYTLVTYVPVTTCKGLQTVNVDEN; encoded by the exons ATGCTC ATGGCCCCAAACAAGAAAGCTGAAAAGAAGAAAGGGCGTTCTGCTATCAATGAGGTGGTGACCAGAGAGTACACCATCAATATCCACAAGCGCATCCATGGAGT ggggtTCAAGAAGAGGGCTCCGCGAGCTATCAAAGAAATCCGTAAGTTTGCGGTAAAGGAGATGGGCACCCCTGATGTCCGCATCGACACGCGACTTAACAAGGCAGTCTGGAGCAAGGGGGTCCG GAACGTTCCATACAGAGTGCGTGTTCGCCTCTCAAGGAAAAGGAACGAAGACGAGGATTCCCCCAACAAGTTGTACACGCTGGTGACGTATGTACCAGTCACAACATGCAAAG GTCTGCAGACAGTCAATGTTGATGAAAATTAA